The nucleotide window TAATCTCAGTTTGAATTTCTTTTATTTCAGAAGATGCTTTTTCTAAAGACCCTGGAATTAATCCGTTAAACATTTCAAAAACTTTTTCTGGTTTAGATGCCATAGTGCCCTGTAAACTCCAACTTGCATAATTATCAAACCCTAAAACTTTTGCTTTTTTAGCACGTAATAACGCCATCTTTTTTACCAAATCACTAGTATCAAAATCTCCACCTTCAGCTCTTAAAATAGATTTTTTAAAAAGCTCTTCCCTTACGCCTCTATTTTCTAAAGTTTGTAACGATGGTTGTTGCGTAGTATTAATTAATTGAATTTCATATTTGCCATCTTTTTCAATAGCTTTTATTTTATCTTCTGAAAACCCTTTTAACTTCTTTTTATCGATAATTGTTACTCCTCCTTTTTTACTTGCATCTAATAGTTTTTTTCCAAAATCATTAGATAAACTAGCTAATTCAGAATTGATTTCTTTCAATTCTTTTTTCTTCTCTTCTGATAAATTAGCTCCAGATTTTACAAAGTTTTTATAATTTTCTTTTACTAAATGAATTGATTCAGCATCGTTTGATTTAATAGTTTCTAGGTTATCATAAACCTTTTTTATTCTTTTAAACAACTCCGTATTTAAAAAAATCTCATCTGAATGTTGTGAAAACTTTGGCGCTAATTCTTTTTGAATATCTTTAATAGTATCATTTGTATGAGCTCCTGCTAAGGCATAAAAAACTGAAGTAACCCTATCCATTACTCTATTACTTTCTTCTAAAGCAAGAATTGTATTTTCAAAAGTAGGCTCATCTTTATTAGCTACAATTTTTGCTATCTCTTCATTTTGAAGTTCCATTCCTTTTAAAATGGCTGGTTTAAAATGACTATTTTTTATTTTAGTAAAATCAGGTGTTCCATATTCTAAATTACTTTTAACAAGTAAAGGATTTTCAGGTGTATCCATTTTAGTTTCTTTTTTTGCTTCTTTTGTATTACATGAAATTGTAAAAACTAAAGTTGCAACTACTATTATATATTTTTTCATTTTTGTATAAATTATAGTTGTATTAGTTAGAAAATATATTTACTCGACAGCTTTAAGGCTTAGATCCAAATTATAAACTGAATGTGTTAATGCTCCAGAGGAAATAAAATCTACACCACACTCTGCATACTCTCGTATAGTTTTTTCATTAATTCCTCCTGAAGATTCTGTTAAACATGTATCACCTATAATTTTTACAGCCTTACGTGTATCTTCATAATTAAAATTATCTATTAAAATTCTATAAACTCCCTCATTAGCTAAAATTTCCTTAATTTCATCTATACTTCTAGCTTCCACAATTATTTTAATGTCAATTTCTTTATCAGCTAAGTATTTTTTTGTTTTTGTAATTGCTTGTGTTATTCCTCCAGCAAAATCAATATGATTGTCTTTAATCATCACCATATCGTACAATGCAAATCTATGGTTTTCTCCTCCTCCAATTTTTACGGCCCATTTTTCTAATGCACGTATTCCTGGAGTTGTTTTACGAGTATCTAAAACTTTGGTTCCAGTTCCATCTAATAAATTAGCAAAAAAACGAGTTTTAGTTGCAATAGCGCTCATACGTTGCATAGCATTTAAAACTAAACGCTCCGCTTGTAAAATAGATTGAGAACGTCCTGAAACATAGAAAACAATATCTCCATATTTTACACTCTCTCCATCTTGAATTAAAGTTTCAACTTCTAAATCTTTATCTACGTATTCAAAAACTTTTTTTGCAAATTCTACTCCTGCTATGGTACCTTCGTCTTTTACTAAAAGTTTAGCTTTTCCTTGGGCTTCAGGCGGAATACAAGATAATGAAGTATGATCTCCATCTCCTATATCTTCTCTAATAGCATTCGTTATAATTAAATCTAACTCTTTATTAAATTGTTCTTTTGAAATCATTGTTCTTTTATTCTTGTTGTAAAAATAGTGTTTTCATCAAGAATTAAAGAATACTATATAAAAAGTTAGCTATGAACCTATGTTTACAGAAAATCTTCTCCGAAATAGAAAATTGTTAAACCAACCAATTGCTTTGCTTTTGAAATTCGATTATTCATTGCATAATAATGCGCCACATTCATCAAAAATTTTACTACATAGCTATTTGGATGTTCTTTTCTCAACTTATATATATAGTAAGCAACACTTAAATCTTCTTTTTTGTATTTAGTTCCTGTATACATTTGTAACATTTCTAAATATTCAAATCCATGCTCTTTCGTTGGCTCTATTTGAGTTCCTTCTCCAAAATCATTCCAAGTAACTACTTGAATAAAATCTGTTGGATATTTTAATGATTCATCAAACGATTCTTTAAACACTTGCATTCCATTATCTGCTAACTCCCAATCGTTATCTGAAGGTAATTTCCAACCACCTTCAATATAAAAATCATTAAATCTTGGATAAGCGACTCCTCCAACAATATTGGTATTAAAATCTATGTTACTTATATAGTATTGAGACAATGTTTGCAAATGATTTTTATCAACCCAAGTATATTCTCCTGAAGAATTACCATCACCTATCATTACCTTTGAATTCCATAATGTTAATAAATTAACGTCTGTTTTTATTGAGTTTAATATAATATTCCAATCTTCGGAACTATCGATATAACTAGGTCCAAACACCATTAATAAAGGATCGTTCTTTATATGAACATAATTATTATTCTTAAAATATTTTCTTTTTATATACTTTAAATCACCTATAGCTTGATTAATTTGAACTTGACTCAAACTTCTTGCCTGTTCTTTAATTACTCGATCTTCATACATTACAGCAAATTCAAGATTTGTTTTTTCTAATTCTGAAACAAAACTTTCCATTCCTTGTTTTATAACTTCAAAATCTAAAACATCTCTTTTTCCATACCAATCAAAAATAACCCCATCAACTCCTGCCAATTTCATTAACAATAAATGATACTGCTGTAAATCTTTATCTTTTGTTGAATAAGGACCTATTAAAGGGTAATAATGAGACGCAATTTCTCTTTTTCCTTCAGAATTAATTAAATTAGGATTTTTATTAGTCATTGTCCAATGTTGCCCCCAAACTCCATCCACTTCAAGTGATTGAAACCAGGGCATGTAATGTACTAAAATTGGTCTTTTGGATTTCTTTTTTTTTCTTTGAATAGTGGTTTTACGATTTAATACATTCATCTCTTCTTCTTTGAGAATTTTGTTTAAATCATAACTTTCTGGCTCTTTTACCCACTCTTTATAATAATTTTTTATTTCCTGATTTACTACACTACTTTTTTTTTCTTCAATCAGGTTGTCATTACTACAAGCCACGACAAATAAAAACATCAAGGCTAGTAGTGTTTTTAATAAACCTACTTTCATTTTTTTCTTTAACTTTTTAATTAACAAACACTTATAGCCTTTATAAATATATTTAAAAAAGTTTTTAAAAACTATAAAAAGCTTATATTTTTTAATATACTTTTATACTTTTTTAAATTTTAGATGAAAATAAAACTACTTGCCATAGGAAAAACAGATAATAAACATCTGATTCAACTTATTGATGAATATCAAAATAGATTAAAGCATTATATTAAATTTACTTTAGAGATAATTCCTGATATAAAAAATGTAAAAAACTTAAGTGAACAACAACAAAAAGAAAAAGAAGGTGATTTAATTTTATCCAAACTTCAACCTACAGACCAACTAATTTTATTAGATGATAAGGGTAAGTATTATACTTCTATTGAGTTTTCTCAATATTTACAAAAGAAAATGAACTCTGGACTTAAACAATTAGTAATAGTTATTGGTGGGCCTTATGGGTTTTCAGATACTGTATATAAAAAAGCTAGCGGAAAAATTTCTTTATCAAAAATGACATTTTCTCATCAAATGATTCGCTTATTTATTGTTGAACAAATTTATCGTGGATTTACCATTCTTAAAAATGAACCATATCACCACGAATAATTTTTTTAATTTATAAAATCTTTCCAAGCATTAGCAAATTGAGAATCTACCAAACAGCTGGCTTTTTTCTTATCACTAGGAAAAGAAGAGTATTCAAAAAAACTATAATTTATATTATCTCCAAGAAAAGTATTTTCTTCTTTAATTTCTTGCAGCTGGTTATTCTTTAACCTTTGTTTCATTACTGATGAAAAAAACGATCTAGCTAAAACATCTGAATCTCCAACACTATGCCCTATATTGGGTTCTTCAGCAAAACAAACAATACTCTTTTTCTCTCTGTGTATTAAAAATGCTTTTTTTACTGTTTCATTTCTTTCTTTTACATCTTTCTCTCCAGTTATTAATAATCCCGGTGGTGAATTTGTACTATAATTACCAATGCTTCCTTTTATATTTACATAAGCTACCGTTCTAGTACTATATATTTGAGCAAAGGTGTAACTAAATCTACCTCCATGAGAAAACCCCCTCAACAAAACTGGTAAATTACTTATATAACTTATCTTGTTTTTTATACTAATTTTATCTAATGCTTTTATCATATTAGAGGAAGCTAATTCTAAATCAGACCTAACATAAACCCCTAAAAGAGCAAGTTTTTCAGCTTTCGCATACACTTGCCATTCTTTAGAATTAACTAAACCAGTTCCATTATTTCCTCCTCCTGGGGCTAGTACTAAAATTGCTTTAGGAGTAACGCCTTCAGGCACCCATAACTTAAAAGCATTCTCATCTGGTTTTCCCATAAAAAACTCATAGGTCCAATCATCAATAAATTGTCCTTGTTCACCTGACTTTGTTGGTTCATCAACAGAACTACACGATACACAAAAAATAACTATTAGCAATCCAATTCTTTTCATCTCAAATATTTATATGTCAACAATATACTACATAAATTCAAAAAAAGATGACTTATTAAAGCTTTAAGATAAAAACACATTTCATATTACTCCTTTATTCTTTAAAGTATAATTCCTTTATTTATAGTACATTCAACCACTATATCCTCACATAATAAATAACAGCATTTCCTCTTAAGAGGATAAAAAATACTACATTTGTTGACA belongs to Tenacibaculum sp. MAR_2010_89 and includes:
- a CDS encoding glycoside hydrolase family 71/99-like protein; amino-acid sequence: MKVGLLKTLLALMFLFVVACSNDNLIEEKKSSVVNQEIKNYYKEWVKEPESYDLNKILKEEEMNVLNRKTTIQRKKKKSKRPILVHYMPWFQSLEVDGVWGQHWTMTNKNPNLINSEGKREIASHYYPLIGPYSTKDKDLQQYHLLLMKLAGVDGVIFDWYGKRDVLDFEVIKQGMESFVSELEKTNLEFAVMYEDRVIKEQARSLSQVQINQAIGDLKYIKRKYFKNNNYVHIKNDPLLMVFGPSYIDSSEDWNIILNSIKTDVNLLTLWNSKVMIGDGNSSGEYTWVDKNHLQTLSQYYISNIDFNTNIVGGVAYPRFNDFYIEGGWKLPSDNDWELADNGMQVFKESFDESLKYPTDFIQVVTWNDFGEGTQIEPTKEHGFEYLEMLQMYTGTKYKKEDLSVAYYIYKLRKEHPNSYVVKFLMNVAHYYAMNNRISKAKQLVGLTIFYFGEDFL
- the rlmH gene encoding 23S rRNA (pseudouridine(1915)-N(3))-methyltransferase RlmH gives rise to the protein MKIKLLAIGKTDNKHLIQLIDEYQNRLKHYIKFTLEIIPDIKNVKNLSEQQQKEKEGDLILSKLQPTDQLILLDDKGKYYTSIEFSQYLQKKMNSGLKQLVIVIGGPYGFSDTVYKKASGKISLSKMTFSHQMIRLFIVEQIYRGFTILKNEPYHHE
- the nadC gene encoding carboxylating nicotinate-nucleotide diphosphorylase, with protein sequence MISKEQFNKELDLIITNAIREDIGDGDHTSLSCIPPEAQGKAKLLVKDEGTIAGVEFAKKVFEYVDKDLEVETLIQDGESVKYGDIVFYVSGRSQSILQAERLVLNAMQRMSAIATKTRFFANLLDGTGTKVLDTRKTTPGIRALEKWAVKIGGGENHRFALYDMVMIKDNHIDFAGGITQAITKTKKYLADKEIDIKIIVEARSIDEIKEILANEGVYRILIDNFNYEDTRKAVKIIGDTCLTESSGGINEKTIREYAECGVDFISSGALTHSVYNLDLSLKAVE